The Belonocnema kinseyi isolate 2016_QV_RU_SX_M_011 chromosome 1, B_treatae_v1, whole genome shotgun sequence genomic interval AATGAGTAGGCTTTTACCACCTTTGTATATTTTTAGCCTATATACACCATGAAgcctttcggagtaggcgtgattcactcggtgggggaaagaGTAATGTAtgaaagggatagagaattttcagattgatcaagaattatatttttaacattcgtTCTTTAATCTTATCGTTTAAATTTCGGTGTTAAGCCATCAAGGCAATGTTCTCATTCGGAGTTGAGAATAACGATTGAAGTTTCAAACTGGCTTCTCCGTCCATCATCTCAGGTGAGAGTCGGAGCGTCACTGGTGTCAGAAGATTGGAACTACATATTCGTACAATGAGAGGAACCGTGAGGAAGTGAGACAGTTGCCAGTTAGTTAACATGCAGCGTGATGGCGCAAGGTGTGATGACTCCTGCGAACGTGCAGATTCTCCGCGGCCGCATGATCCTGTGTTTCCCAACAATTGCGTGTGAGCGGGAATCTTATTTCCTGAGTAATTGCTGACAAACCTCCTCTTCTTGATTCATGGCTTTGTATCCTGTATAGTATAGAATCTGACACTTCGATTGTTGTGGGTGGTGCTTCACCAGTTTTACATGCAAACAGCTATTCAACCTTTTCAACGCGGGGTTCCAGATTCtgctttatattttttgataagaagtaattgttttgattaacaatttaattaatagattgaaaattaatttcgttttaaaGAACTTGAACAATTTTGGTTAGAATTCATTGCTTTTGGTGCGAAATAATTcatctaatttgtagaaaattcgccattttgggatgaaaattctgcaatttggTTAACAATCTTTTCCTCTTTGGATTAAAGAATCTGTCTTATTCGAAAAGTAAATAATATTCGtgcaaatttgtttttggttctgaaatttatcactttttgtagaaacttactCTTTGTTGGTTCGAAATGCAACTAGCTGGTCGaaatttaaactcattttttacaaattaattttttggtagaggaTTCAAGCGAGATGTTTCAagagatttgagaaaattgaatttccttcACCTTTGCAACAGGAAGACACAAGTgaatgattataaaataattagataatttaaattgttaataacaggcTTTTAATTTTGTCTCTATAAATCCTTGtctttcatatatatttttagagaatGAGGGCTACGCATAACTCAGGTCTTTCTCGGAAGAAAGGCAATATAAGAAGTGGCTGAATTCTGCCGGGTTTTGATGCCTTGATCAGATTGGAAATTTGTATCTTAAAGACCCCAGCAGCTTCACCTATATTCTGAAGTTTTATAAAGACTAGGGTTTGCACGCTCTATTTGGTTGCTGGTACCAGCAACATAACCAGCTTCTCTGGAAGTTGAGTTAGAATCAGAGTATCTACAGGGTACCAATCTCCTGTTTTCTGCAGCAACGAGCCTGTGTTCCCGATTGGAATGTCCGATATTGAATGATACCGAACATGCTAACGAAAGTCCCCGAAATATTTGTTTgtgtgataaataaaaaaaattaattaggcgAAATTTGATTTATGTGAgtgtattttaaggttatgtatgttacaatttgCCAATTTTTACTTCTatactacacaatatttttggccgaaaacttgggACAAGCAAAAAGACACGGTTACTAATGTCCCGGAATTAGACTTGTTTGtggacaattaaaaaagttaatttcataattaatttctgAGTGGCTACCAACAGtatcggtacgacagagacctacattatcggaatggcagccagttgaaaactaataataatctaaaaatagTGCACAAGCATTATACAGGGTGGTCCATCTAGTGTTTGGAATTTGATTCACGGATTTTATGACAGTCAAACGTCAATTGTCATTCTTGATGCCATAAATAGTTAGTTATATGTTTGACATTTACAAAATGGGACGCTATTCGCTTGaagaaaattgggaaatattaaaaatttatttccaaagtGGTGAGTCTTCTACTCAAACAgtgcgaaatttgaaaaaaatatttgataaaaaaaatgttccgaaAACTCAATTTGTGGATCAATTCGTTAAGCGTGTTCGTAAAACTGGAATGTTGGTGGATAAACCAACTCGAGAACGTACTCGTCCAGTGCGCTCAACCGAAAATATTGCTGCTGTGGCTGAAAGTGTGCGTGAACAACCATCAACATCAACTCGGCACCGTTCACAACAATTGGCCATTTCACGCACTTCTCTGATGCGAATTTTGCGAAAAGATCTTGCAATGAAGCCATATAAAGTTCAATTGGTTCATCAGTTAAAGCCTATTCATCATCCGAACCGTATACAGTTCGCAATTTGGGCTGAAGATCGTTTGAttgaagatgatgaattttatcgaaaaatcattttttcggacGAAGCACATTTTCACCCTCGGTGGTTATGTCAACAAGCAAAATTGTCGCATCTGGGGTACGGAAAATCCACATGTCACAATCGATATTCTGCGTCCAATCTTCGAAAATCGAATAATCAGCAAAAATGGTGATGTGAATTGGCCTCCCCGGAGCTGCGATTTGACGCCATTGNNNNNNNNNNNNNNNNNNNNNNNNNNNNNNNNNNNNNNNNNNNNNNNNNNNNNNNNNNNNNNNNNNNNNNNNNNNNNNNNNNNNNNNNNNNNNNNNNNNNTAAATAAATGTCATAAATAtaccttttaaataaatgttcaaccattgaaaaatattgacccgtttttgttttatagtaaaatcaaattccaatttttaaatgttattgtgTCTCAAAAAAAAGTTCGGGAACgtcctttttaatattttatagtatctcgGAGTTTTGGACAAAACTATTGCGATTTCAAAAGctagatttaaaatttctaaacatttgagATTGTGTTAGTTTTTCTTCGgatattggtatttttaaacaaaaatataagacaatttccgagaaaaaaaggataaaatattgattttaaataaaaaatattgttattttctgcaaaatgataattttcaataataatggaTTGTGTTAGAAAACACCGCTATAGATAAAAGCCAGGAAGGAgattctgttttcaatttttttccttcgCCAAATATACTGATAAAATAGGACAGAAACATGTAGATATTGTTTTAGCTTCTTGGATCAGGTAAAACTAAGAAAAACACTTTGAAACTAAATTTCCTGCAGCTCCGTAATGAAAAGCTTTTCGAATGCTTCTGGATATTGGTCAGAGTTTCATGCTGTACATgtgttattttattcttttattattgaTGTTTGCTATACATTgtgtaagaaaatttataaatcgaATTTAATTACACACAAATTCTCAaacttgaaatcaatttaaaaaaagtagaatagaAATAATACGTTTACACGTCGgataacaaaatttaagataaaatctaGATTACGAAGAAAAAGTATCGAGAAAAAACGTTAACAGtgtcagaaaaacttttttaagttgCCAGCATAACAGAAGCAATGAAAAATTCGCGAGAAGACTTCAGAGGTGAAGCAAGTCGTCATTACGATTTTTCCAAACCAATTAGCAGAACACACATCATACCTAGAAGTAAATATACGaggtatgttaaaaaaatatgcggattgaggtcataaaaaaatttaatttatttggaagttacacgtctgagtctctttcaaaatactctcctccccaacgcacactCTTATCctaacggtgtttccacttgttaaAACAGTCCTAGTACGCTttttttgtgatggctttcagctccttcgtcgcatttgccttaatctccagAATCGTCTGAAATCTTCTTGCTTTGAGGGGTGTTTTTAGTTTTGGGAGcaaaaaaaagtcacaaggagcaaggtcaggttagtatggggggggggggggggggggggggggggggggggggatagaacagtaatcgagtgtttggccaaaaactcacgagttctgagtgctgagtgagctaGAGCTCGGACGGCGTCCCTCAGACGTTTCAGTACTTCAATGTAAGTAATCTGGTTGTCTGTGGAGCCTTCAGAGAGGTACTCGTGATGACAAAACTCCCTTAGCATAAAAAAACTGTCAGCATAACCTTGACATCCGACCGAACTTGGCGAACTTTTTTGGTTCTTGGGGACTGTTGACCCACTTATTTGGAATATTGGACCGTCGTTTCAATGTCATAACCATAAACCCATGATTCATCATCGGTTACAATTCGTGATAAAAAGTTCTCATCATCATCTGAAAGGTCAAGCAGTTCCTGACAAAGCCGGACGCGATTGGCTTTTTGGCCGTCGGTCATCAGGCGTGGCATAAATATTGCAGTGATGCGGTGCATctttaatttttcggttaaaatctcgtaacaagatccaaatAATATCCCACACTCTTTggaccaacaaaaaaaaactctttacttaaaaccgtgtagcttatcaacaaatgaagatatctgcgattGTAAttccgcgttttaaacagctgatctgtacgaac includes:
- the LOC117177598 gene encoding uncharacterized protein LOC117177598; translated protein: MLVDKPTRERTRPVRSTENIAAVAESVREQPSTSTRHRSQQLAISRTSLMRILRKDLAMKPYKVQLVHQLKPIHHPNRIQFAIWAEDRLIEDDEFYRKIIFSDEAHFHPRWLCQQAKLSHLGYGKSTCHNRYSASNLRKSNNQQKW